In a genomic window of Penaeus monodon isolate SGIC_2016 chromosome 27, NSTDA_Pmon_1, whole genome shotgun sequence:
- the LOC119590402 gene encoding uncharacterized protein LOC119590402: protein MTKLMLMAFLSVMICPYSESRDEGEEPVLPPLHLNCTQAYLGRMFSTEEATTQLLKEAVETLVQVRDTLNEVNTKIRGSTDMKPDGAACQPPFTQVGELCLLLALQEQHTWVAARQFCAGYGADLAHFSDANTFAAVLGYVNTINFQRKNINIWIGGTDEAVEDTWLWVTGELMPRGPPFWGTADGYALQPNAGTSQNCAVLWKADYYYMHDLPCTHKCAPLCQK, encoded by the exons ATGACGAAGCTCATGTTGATGGCATTCTTGTCCGTGATGATTTGTCCGTACTCCGAATCCCGTGATGAAGGCGAGGAACCTGTGCTTCCTCCTTTGCACCTGAACTGTACGCAG GCGTACCTCGGCAGAATGTTCTCGACGGAAGAAGCCACAACGCAGCTTCTGAAGGAGGCTGTCGAGACGCTGGTTCAGGTTCGCGATACCCTGAACGAGGTCAATACGAAGATACGAGGAAGCACTGATATGAAGCCTGATG GTGCCGCTTGCCAGCCTCCTTTCACCCAAGTAGGGGAACTCTGTCTCCTGCTGGCCCTTCAGGAGCAACACACCTGGGTCGCAGCACGACAGTTCTGCGCGGGATACGGGGCCGACCTGGCTCACTTCTCGGACGCTAACACCTTTGCCGCCGTCCTCGGTTACGTCAACACCATCA ACTTCCAGAGGAAAAACATCAACATCTGGATCGGCGGAACAGACGAGGCCGTTGAGGACACTTGGCTCTGGGTCACCGGGGAGCTGATGCCGCGGGGGCCGCCCTTCTGGGGGACCGCCGATGG ATATGCTCTACAGCCGAATGCAGGCACCAGCCAAAACTGCGCAGTCCTTTGGAAAGCTGACTATTACTACATGCACGACCTTCCATGTACACACAAGTGCGCGCCACTCTgccagaaataa